In Ciconia boyciana chromosome 17, ASM3463844v1, whole genome shotgun sequence, the genomic stretch ATTCGGCTTTGTTGTAGCCATGACAGATGCAAGTGTGATGATCTTGTTATGAAAAGCCTGTTGTACTTGAAAAGTGGCCACAGCCTTAATGAGTAGTGTTCCTGAAGTACAATATCAGTTCTCTTTCTGAGGTGAAAATCCTCATTTGTTTATTCTCTTTCGATTGAAACATGGAGTTCATTACAACTCATTTCTAATATTCTCTTCCATCGTGTGAGGCCATCCTGTATCATCCACAGACAGAGCTCTGTCATCGTCCAGCACACAGATTGCAATCTGCTGTCCTCACTTCAGATACATCCAATACAATATCAATGCCCATTATTGCTTTTTCAGAAGATGTGGTCCCTTATTGGAGATGCTGCTTTATCAGAGACTGGtgtcttttcatttcctcttcatTCAAAACTCTCCATAtcagctgggcagcagccgaCTTGCGAACATTAgaatttttaatctttgcatTTGTAGTATTTattgctttggggtttttccaTCACCGTCCTCACTAGACACTTTCAGAGGCAGTGAACTAAGTGCAGCCTTGAGCCTGATGGACTACATGTCATCCACAGAGTTCAAAGCTGAATCAGATACTGGAATGCTTGGGGTTTGTTGGTTAGCTCAGTCTTGTCCtcattcctcctttctttttaaatcttggtGGTGTATGCAGGCCTAACTGATTTATTCCTTCTCCACATGCACTTGCATGCATTACTGAGTTGTGTTTTAGTTGGTGGTTAACAGAGACTCTCCATGGGCTTATCTGCCAAAGCTTGTCACAGGATGGAGATATGAAGTTTCAACTCGAGTAACCTGCACTATTTAAATACGGGCAACTGTGGACACCCTTGGGCTGTGAAAAAGCCTGCCCAAGTGTGTAATGATCCTCTCACAGCCAAAAAAACTGCAGCTAGAGCAGTTGTTAGGTCTTAGTAAATTTAGTTTGGTCAGTGTGACAGTCATAGGTAAAGGATTTTGTTGCAGTGTAGCAGCAATCATAGCTTCTTGCTCAATGTCAGGCTGTTCACCATGTTCCTGGCGAAAAACTGTTTGgtcacttgttttctttctagtcaTATCACTAATTCTATTCAACCACTGTATGGGAACTCTACTATTAGTTCAAGCTAAATTGATGGTGGACtctaatctttaaaaaaatctttataattATGGAAAGAATAGCATGACTTTAAACAAGAGCATGAAGTCAGGCTTTTAAGTCCATGCTAAGACATCTGTTTAATCATGCTCTATGCTGAAAACAGACATTGAAGTATATACATGCTGATATGCATGCTGATAGGCTAAAAGCAAATCTGTAccctttttaaatgttttttaccTCAGTGGCCAGGAGTTTCTGCCAGTCAGGTTTCAAGTAGTAGAGGACACCTCTCCAAGCCCCAGGCAAAGTTGCTCCTCTCACTAGCAGGATGAAGAGTATGATGTAAGGGAATGTGGCAGTCACCCATACCACCTGTGACGGAAAACAGTAAGACAGCATTTGCCATGGGTAGAAAGTTAACAGGTGGtaatgagttatttttattatagctCTTAGCATTTATAACATCTTCATGTGAACTTCTCAGGTGGTCTGTAAACACATCTATACCCACCCAGTTTGCACATCTATACCCACACTTTCTTTTGGCAGGGTTGTTCTTGTCCAGAGAACAGTGGCGTAACTTACCGTTGTTATATATTACTGGGATAACAGTAGCAGCCATGCTACAGTAAGTGCTTCCCAAATAAATGAGCCTATAATCCCTGTCATGAAGACAATCTGAGATAATTCTCTGTCAAGTTAATTGGCTCATTTAGAACTGCTGCTAGACTATACTGTACCAAGTTGATTTGTCTTGCTTTTGCATTCACCTTGCCAGATGTTTTGACCCCTTTCCAGATGCTGAAGTATACAATGGTGAAGATTAACAATAAACAGAGGGTCAATTGCCAGCTAATGCCCCCCAGGTCATCCAGCCCATTGGACCTGTGCACCTGTAGAACTTGGCggctgaaagaggaaagaaaaacacagtatagattttttttttaacaaatgcttATGTTAAGTATGCTTTGAACAGTCCCATACTGTGGTCTGAGCACTACAGGTAGTCCTGAGGCTTTGATAAGTAGCCTTCAGAGTCATGTTattttggatatattttttttaattaaaagcttgaTATTAATGGTACACCAGTGATGATAAATGATAAGTGATGACAGCTGACAATGGTTGGGAACCTCTGATCTAAAATATAGAGTACCCTCCCATACACCCTAAGCTTACGTATGCCTACAAGTATTTAGTTATTTGAATAGTTCAGAAAAGGGTACCATTAATAaacagccctgctccccctccaAAGAAAAGCTTGCTACGTGTTCCACCATTCTGTCTAATATTACTGTCCTCACTTACATGCACTTACGTATAAAATTCTTCTGCGGGAGAGATGGAGTGCAGGGACCAACTGACATTGTCCTTGCTGAAGTAGTTAGTGCAGTTGCCTGTGTTCCAAGCATTTGTGCAGCTAGTCCATGGCAGCTCCGCCGTGAAGGAGGATACGAGGTAGTAAAAGGCCCAAGCCATAATGGTGTTGTAGTAGGAGGCTACGTAAAGATCTATTATACAGATGGCAAAGCCAATTCCTAGTAAGGCAGGAAATAATTACATGAAGTGAGTGTAAGTTTTAggccaaaaaaaaggaaggaattgGTTATCACATCAATTGCAATTAGTAACTAAGGCAGCTCTGCAAGAGGTACACATACCCTCTCAAGTGTTTACAACACTGGAATTTCTTGTGGCTTCGGAAACACTCAGGCTCCGATTCCAAAAAAGCATCCTTAATCAAGACAGAACATGCTTATGtagtttttttcatctgttcttaAATTCATGGAATTTAGAAATAGGCATCTTGCACtctcagtaaataaaaaagacaagacCAGAGCTATGATGCTGGAGCAAGAATAAACGAGCATATAGAACAGGTCCTCCTACTCAAGAAGACTCTGTGGTAGGATAGCAACTGACAGACCAGGCTGAACATGGGGAATCATATCTTTGTAATAGAAGTAGTAGATCTTTAttctttcctggttttaattttgccttGGATTCAGTAAATGTTGCACTTACTTTATTAAtcacattttttgtttattttgttgataTTTTCAGGCTTGGGTCAGAGAAAGTGGACTGACCTCTAATCAATTTGAGAGTTGCACGTCATACGTGTATACGAgagtacacacacacatctgcaGGTGTACGTAAAGTTTCATAAAAGCTTTCTTTGTAAAGCCAAAATCTTGTGTAGAACAAgccttactttgttttatgagattttcatatttttttcagaaatttcacCTTTATAGGAAAATCTTCCAGTTATTCAGAAAGTTCCTAGTAATTTGCCATTTCCCTTCTTTACCTTTGAATATAGGacatatttttctccaaatcgAAATACACCCATTCCTGTGGTACTGTCCTAGTGCTAGTTCCATATAGAAGAGAGGAATCCCTCCAAAGATGGCCATAATTGTGTAAGGAATGAGGAATGCTCctgcaagaaagcaagcagataATTGTAACTCTTCATAGGACTTCTCTTCCAACACTCCATAAACAGCAGTTCCTTTTATCCCACAGGGAAAATGCATATCCCCTCCCTAGCCAGTGTGCCACACTGAGTTACCATGGGCTTTCTCGTAAGAGTAACTAATCAGCAGTGTGAGTAAGCAGCAACACTCAGGCCAAACTTCTCACATTTCTGTAACAAGTATAGACAGGATTCACCAAGAGTGTACTGGTTACAGTGGATACAATTGTGAGATGGGCTATGggtaaaataattaatttcttcagtaaaatgCCTTTGTTACATCAGGGAGACAAAAGTCCTTTCCAAGATCTCCTCGATTAGATTTATATTTTGGCTGAAGTGTCAGTGAGTCTAAGACCTAGCATTCCTGATGAGTTGGTTTTGACATGTTGGtttatctgattttaaaatactcctTGGGACAGGGATTGAGTGTTTTCTCTTGGAAGGTGGTTCTGCACCTAATTGGCTCTCAGCTTCTAGTTGTACTGATTTTTTAGATCTTGCtaaatagtttttcttctatCTTAATGTGTCTAATTATCCTATCCCAGTATTTAGGTTTTCCAATCTTCTTAAAGTAAGTAATTTCCCCTTGGTCATTTGTTATATATGATAATTAAATAAGCCACTAAATCATCCATTATAAGCGAGGAAGTTCAGCATTAAGGAACAGCATACAGAACTAGTCACTGACCTCCTCCATTTTGATAGCATATATAAGGAAATCTCCACACGTTTCCTAGATCCACTGCATATCCAatgacagagagcagaaagtCAATTTTTTTGCTCCAGGTCTCTCTGTCTTCTAGCtccatcagctgctgctggccttcTGCTCCACAGGTGGTAGAAGTGGTGGTTGTGGCCGCTGGGGCAGTGCACTGGGCATCTTCCACCTCTCCCATTCCATTGCAGGGAACAGAGCTCTGAACCCCCGAATAACCATTTGAGATCTGAGCTGCCTCCCCTTTATCTCCCTGGCTGGGATGGACTTTATTGCCATCCTCCACTAGCTGTAGGGCAGATTTAGGGTTCCTGACCAGAAGTCGGTTCTCTTTACAATCTTCTCCTTTGTTACAGTCTGAGACATCTTTCTTGGAAGTCAGCGGCTCAGTCTCAttgcttgctgcctttttttccattttttccaagACTTGTTCTGATCACTTGCAgacaaacagcagcacagagttCCCCTGTGGCTTGTCTTCCCACACTTTTATTCCCAGCCTATTTCCAGCACTTTTAGAATTCCTGTTCCGTATTTAAATCCATCAGACTGAAGGCACAAACACCatctaagaaattaaaaatagttaaaatcCATTACAGGGCTTACTGATGCTGGTAACTTTCAAGTTACAACTGACAgattctgtgattaaaatacttttggaaGTAATTAACCATCACAGCATGCAATGTGAATCATTTAGGAGATAATCCATTCAGGATTTTgtacagagaaaggaaggaagcaatCATCCTCTTCTACAGCAGAAGTCGGTGTACCTGACTTATACCCTCTCAGCCAGATTTGCTGGACTTTGTGCATTGTTGGACAATGCACAGGCAGTCACAGTCCTGCTGTCTTCTGGTACCACGTTCTCCCTCTGAACACTGGTTTCACACCCACGGAGGTTGTGGGACTCCCAGTTTGTAAAAATGAGGGCAGAGTTTAGTGTggcttgtattttcattttcataagtTCATCCTGTGACTTCTACTGGCAATTTCTAGATTCACCCAGTATGAagggaaaagaattaattaaacaaatagGAGATAACGATGCATGTACAAATCACATTTCATGACCACCTTTCTTCAGAAATCCCACAGTGTCTGCTATGTTTAGCGGCAGACCTAGAAGGCTTAAACAAAAGtttagaaaagtatttaaatctCAGCGGTTTTGCATCAACTAACTTTTGAGGCTCAGTCAACActaataagaaggaaaaaaaagatcaggaaaCTTCAGTTTGATTGTTTTGAGTAAGAACTAACATGTGGGTCTACAGGACAAAACTTGTCCCCAGTTTTATTTAACTCCTTGGGGaaataaaggcattttcattctgtttggATCTGCTAATACTGTGGTTCCAGCCCCAGGAAGGGTAGTGGGCACTATGCCTGTTCTACTGTCCACCGCCAGCAAAAAAACAGGCACTGAGAGAATCCCTGGCTTTACCTGCCCTCTTCATACGTGCTAGAAGCGTAATCCAGGGGAAATAAACCAtcccaaaataaagaaaaagtataaaacaattaacttttctttcagaacaaaaagaacaaaaaaagaattgtgaTTCAGTTGGTCAcgttttgttttctgctcatTTGTTGGGGTAATGTAAATGCCCAGCTGCCTTTACTCAACAAAATCTTGAAATAGGAGCTGATCCTCTGTGCTGTAAA encodes the following:
- the SLC6A4 gene encoding sodium-dependent serotonin transporter isoform X2 — translated: MEKKAASNETEPLTSKKDVSDCNKGEDCKENRLLVRNPKSALQLVEDGNKVHPSQGDKGEAAQISNGYSGVQSSVPCNGMGEVEDAQCTAPAATTTTSTTCGAEGQQQLMELEDRETWSKKIDFLLSVIGYAVDLGNVWRFPYICYQNGGGAFLIPYTIMAIFGGIPLFYMELALGQYHRNGCISIWRKICPIFKGIGFAICIIDLYVASYYNTIMAWAFYYLVSSFTAELPWTSCTNAWNTGNCTNYFSKDNVSWSLHSISPAEEFYTRQVLQVHRSNGLDDLGGISWQLTLCLLLIFTIVYFSIWKGVKTSGKVVWVTATFPYIILFILLVRGATLPGAWRGVLYYLKPDWQKLLATEVWVDAAAQIFFSLGPGFGVLLAYASYNKFHNNCYQDALVTSTVNCVTSFVSGFVIFTVLGYMAEMRNEDVSEVAKDTGPSLLFITYAEAIANMPASTFFAIIFFLMLLTLGLDSTFAGLEGVITGVLDEFPHVWSKRRELFVLGLIIICFLGSLATLTFGGAYVVKLFEEYATGPAVLTVVFLEAVAVAWFYGITQFCNDVKEMLGFTPGWYWRVCWVAISPIFLLFVTCSFLSNPPELRLFDYNYPYWTTVVGYCIGTSSIICIPIYMVYRLIITPGTLKERILKSITPETATEIPFGDIRMNAV